A genomic window from Lotus japonicus ecotype B-129 chromosome 1, LjGifu_v1.2 includes:
- the LOC130731908 gene encoding uncharacterized protein At4g04775-like, with amino-acid sequence MPPGGICACGELIVYLTSHTPENPGRHFWRCRNFKIPRDCGFFLWDEDAGVQSSRTQRVVDMLRTELEDSKDKLDELKKKLEDTKMKFEDTKMKLEESKNKISKLQRKLDCELLNKKMAFAAILIVVLAWVVSFCFLYGRKM; translated from the exons ATGCCTCCAGGCGGAATCTGTGCTTGTGGGGAACTAATTGTGTACCTGACATCTCACACTCCTGAAAATCCAGGAAGACATTTCTGGAGATGCAGGAATTTCAAG ATCCCCAGGGACTGTGGTTTCTTCCTGTGGGATGAGGATGCAGGAGTCCAAAGTTCAAGAACACAACGTGTTGTTGATATGTTGAGGACAGAGTTGGAAGATTCAAAGGACAAATTGgatgaattgaagaagaaattgGAGGATACAAAGATGAAATTTGAGGACACAAAGATGAAATTGGAGGAAAGCAAGAACAAAATTAGCAAGCTTCAAAGGAAGCTTGACTGTGAGCTGCTGAATAAGAAAATGGCCTTTGCAGCCATACTGATTGTTGTGTTAGCTTGGGTTGTTAGCTTTTGCTTCCTTTATGGAAGAAAAATGTAA